One region of Wyeomyia smithii strain HCP4-BCI-WySm-NY-G18 chromosome 3, ASM2978416v1, whole genome shotgun sequence genomic DNA includes:
- the LOC129727986 gene encoding stromal cell-derived factor 2, protein MTHIFELVYLVVAVSLISNFGCINAARNNKYVTCGSVLKLLNNDYRVRLHSHDVKYGTGSGQQSVTATEVQEDVNSHWAVKAATGKHCERGEPIKCGDTVRFHHLSTNKNLHSHHFQSPLSGNQEISAYGDEQGSGDTGDHWMVVCSGDSWQRSLPVKLRHVDTDAYLSVSGRTFGRPINGQMEVVGVSNPYSGTDWTAAEGLFIHQSEADSVPRHTEL, encoded by the exons atgacgCACATTTTCGAATTAGTTTATCTAGTCGTAGCAGTTAGTTTAATTTCCAATTTCGGCTGTATTAACG CCGCCAGGAACAACAAATATGTTACATGTGGATCTGTTCTCAAATTGCTCAACAATGACTACCGAGTTCGGTTGCACTCTCATGACGTTAAGTACGGCACGGGATCCGGGCAGCAGTCGGTTACGGCAACCGAGGTGCAGGAGGATGTTAACAGTCATTGGGCAGTTAAGGCCGCCACTGGAAAGCACTGCGAAAGAGG AGAACCGATAAAATGCGGTGACACCGTCCGTTTCCATCACCTTTCAACGAATAAGAATCTACACTCGCATCATTTCCAAAGTCCGCTTTCTGGTAACCAGGAGATATCCGCGTATGGAGATGAACAAG GTTCTGGTGACACTGGTGACCACTGGATGGTAGTGTGCTCTGGAGATTCGTGGCAGCGCAGTTTGCCAGTTAAGCTGCGCCACGTGGATACTGATGCATACCTGTCCGTGTCGGGACGAACCTTTGGTAGGCCTATCAACGGTCAGATGGAAGTGGTTGGCGTCTCGAATCCTTACTCCGGCACTGACTGGACGGCTGCGGAGGGGCTCTTCATTCATCAATCGGAAGCGGACAGTGTACCGAGACATACGGAACTGTAG